The Streptomyces sp. NBC_01439 genome contains the following window.
GTGCGGGACGAGCTTCCGGGGCGGGGACCTGCTCGACATCGACACCGACGGGGAGCGCATCTGGTGGCGCAATCCCGACGCCTCGGGGGAGTCCACCGCCGAGCCGCTGCGGCTGGCCGCCGACGAGGCGACCGCGCTGCTGGTGGCCGCGCGCGCGGTGGCCACCCTGCCCGGGCTGCGCGAGAGCGACCGGAACGCCCTGCTGCGGGCCACGGCCAAGCTGGAGGCGGCCGCGGGCGAGGTGGCCGGGGCCAGCTCCCGGCTGTCGGTGACCTTCGAGTCCGAGGGCGGGGTCTTCGCGGACGTCGACCGGGCCATCGCGGAGCGCCGGCGGCTGTGGCTGCGCTACTACTCGCCCGCGCGGGACGAGCTCACCGAGCGCACGGTCGACCCGATCCGGCTCTTCGCGGTGGGCCACACGTACATGGAGGGCTGGTGCCACCTCTCGGAGGCCCGGCGCACCTTCCGCCTCGACCGGGTCGCGGAGATCCGGCTGCTGGACGAGCGGGCCGAGCCGCCCGCCATCGAGCCGCGGGACCTGTCCGAGGGCTTGGT
Protein-coding sequences here:
- a CDS encoding helix-turn-helix transcriptional regulator codes for the protein MAANAIDQTRRMLSLVTYLRERPGAHVADVARAFGITEDELISDLDVLPMCGTSFRGGDLLDIDTDGERIWWRNPDASGESTAEPLRLAADEATALLVAARAVATLPGLRESDRNALLRATAKLEAAAGEVAGASSRLSVTFESEGGVFADVDRAIAERRRLWLRYYSPARDELTERTVDPIRLFAVGHTYMEGWCHLSEARRTFRLDRVAEIRLLDERAEPPAIEPRDLSEGLVQPAAEDPEVVVEVGPGGRWVAEYYPHDSAEELAGGGLRITLRSPDPASLRRLALRLGREGRIVAPAELADSARNAAREALAGYGEQV